In the Oryza glaberrima chromosome 6, OglaRS2, whole genome shotgun sequence genome, one interval contains:
- the LOC127776385 gene encoding cadmium/zinc-transporting ATPase HMA2, with protein MAAEGGRCQKSYFDVLGICCPSEVPLVEKLLQPLEGVQKVTVIVPSRTVIVVHDVDAISQSQIVKALNQARLEASVRAYGNGSEKITNKWPSPYVLLCGLLLVVSLFEHFWHPLKWFALVAAAAGLPPIVLRSIAAIRRLTLDVNILMLIAVAGAIALKDYSEAGFIVFLFTTAEWLETRASHKATAGMSALMSMAPQKAILAETGEVVAARDVKVNTVIAVKAGEVIPIDGVVVDGRSEVDESTLTGESFPVSKQPDSQVWAGTLNIDGYIAVRTTAMADNSAVAKMARLVEEAQNSRSSTQRLIDTCAKYYTPAVVVMAGSVAAIPAIAKAHNLKHWFQLALVLLVSACPCALVLSTPIATFCALLRAARTGLLIKGGDVLESLASIKVAAFDKTGTITRGEFSVEEFQPVGEHVSLQQLLYWVSSIESRSSHPMASVLVDYAQSKSVEPKSENASEFQIYPGEGIYGEIDGAGIYIGNKRILSRASCETVPDMKDMKGVTIGYVACNNELIGVFTLSDACRTGSAEAIKELRSLGIKSVMLTGDSTAAATYAQNQLGNILAEVHAELLPEDKVRIVGELKEKDGPTLMVGDGMNDAPALAKADVGVSMGVSGSAVAMETSHITLMSNDIRRIPKAVRLARRTHRTIIVNIIFSVITKLAIVGLAFAGHPLIWAAVLADVGTCLLVIMYSMLLLREKDGRKAKKCAASHHGSPKKCCSSHHGSHAKKNHGISNHCSDGPCKSMVSCKESSAAKNACHDHHHEHNHHEEPAHKHSSNQHGCHDHSHGHSNCKEPSNQLITNKHACHDGHNHCADTSNLHDTKKHDCHGHEHSTCKEELNALPPTNDHACHGHEHSHCEEPVALHSTGEHACHEHEHEHIHCDEPIVSHCDDKHACHDHEQVHEHHCCDEQQTPHTADLHPCHDHDHDHDNLEVEEVKDCHAEPPHHHNHCCHEPHDQVKNDTHPVQEHSISIEESSDHHEHHHNEEHKAEDCGHHPKPKDCAAPPTDCISRNCCSNISKGKDICSSLHKDHHTSQASRCCRSYVKCSRPSRSCCSHSIVKLPEIVVE; from the exons atggcggcggagggggggaGGTGTCAGAAGAGCTACTTCGACGTGCTGGGGATTTGCTGCCCGTCGGAGGTTCCCCTGGTCGAGAAGCTTCTGCAGCCGCTGGAGGGCGTCCAGAAGGTCACCGTGATCGTGCCCTCCAGGACGGTCATCGTCGTTCACGACGTCGACGCCATCTCCCAATCCCAAATCG TCAAGGCGCTGAATCAGGCAAGGCTGGAGGCGTCGGTTCGGGCTTATGGGAACGGCAGTGAGAAGATAACCAACAAATGGCCGAGCCCATATGTTCTCCTCTGCGGACTTCTTCTGGTCGTGTCGCTGTTCGAGCATTTCTGGCACCCGCTCAAGTGGTTCGCGCTGGTGGCTGCGGCCGCCGGCTTGCCGCCGATCGTGCTGAGGAGCATTGCGGCCATCCGGAGGCTCACCCTGGATGTCAACATACTCATGCTGATTGCTG TTGCTGGAGCAATAGCTCTCAAGGACTATTCTGAGGCTGGGttcatcgtcttcctcttcaCTACTGCTGAATGGCTTGAGACTAGGGCCAGTCACAAG GCCACCGCTGGGATGTCGGCTCTAATGAGCATGGCACCACAAAAGGCTATTCTGGCAGAGACCGGGGAGGTGGTTGCAGCCCGGGATGTGAAGGTCAATACAGTAATTGCTGTCAAGGCAGGGGAAGTCATTCCGATCGACGGTGTTGTTGTTGATGGGCGTAGTGAGGTCGACGAGAGCACCCTCACGGGGGAGTCCTTCCCAGTGTCCAAGCAGCCAGACTCCCAGGTCTGGGCCGGCACGCTCAACATTGACG GCTACATTGCTGTGAGGACGACTGCTATGGCTGACAACTCCGCGGTGGCCAAAATGGCAAGGTTGGTTGAAGAAGCACAAAACAGCAGATCCAGTACACAGAGGCTGATCGACACGTGTGCTAAGTATTACACACCTG CGGTCGTTGTCATGGCAGGATCAGTAGCAGCAATTCCTGCAATAGCTAAAGCACATAACCTTAAGCACTGGTTCCAATTGGCTCTAGTTCTTCTAGTGAGTGCTTGTCCATGTGCACTGGTACTGTCCACACCCATTGCCACCTTCTGCGCACTACTAAGGGCCGCAAGGACAGGGCTGCTCATCAAAGGAGGGGATGTCCTGGAATCCTTGGCTAGCATCAAAGTTGCAGCTTTTGACAAAACTGGTACAATTACTAGAGGAGAGTTCAGTGTTGAGGAGTTCCAGCCGGTTGGTGAACATGTTTCATTGCAACAACTTCTTTACTG GGTCTCGAGCATTGAGAGCAGATCAAGTCACCCCATGGCATCTGTCCTGGTTGATTATGCTCAATCAAAGTCTGTGGAACCAAAATCAGAGAATGCTAGTGAATTCCAAATATATCCTGGTGAGGGGATTTATGGTGAAATCGACGGAGCAGGCATATATATTGGGAACAAAAGAATTTTGTCAAGAGCTTCATGCGAAACAG ttcCGGACATGAAAGATATGAAAGGAGTTACCATTGGATATGTGGCATGTAACAATGAATTGATTGGAGTATTCACTCTCTCGGATGCCTGCCGAACTGGATCAGCTGAGGCCATCAAGGAACTGAGATCACTGGGCATTAAGTCAGTGATGCTTACAGGTGATAGTACCGCTGCTGCCACATATGCACAGAATCAG CTGGGAAATATCCTTGCTGAGGTTCATGCTGAACTTCTTCCAGAGGACAAAGTGAGAATTGTTGGTGAACTCAAGGAAAAAGATGGCCCTACGCTGATGGTTGGTGATGGCATGAATGATGCCCCAGCATTGGCTAAAGCTGATGTTGGGGTCTCTATGGGTGTATCTGGTTCAGCTGTTGCAATGGAGACGAGCCACATTACTCTGATGTCAAATGACATCCGCAGGATTCCAAAGGCTGTCCGGCTGGCAAGGAGGACGCATCGGACAATCATCGTGAACATCATATTCTCGGTGATTACGAAGCTTGCAATCGTTGGGCTTGCATTTGCCGGACATCCACTTATCTGGGCAGCCGTCCTTGCAGATGTTGGCACATGCTTGCTGGTGATCATGTACAGCATGCTGTTGCTGAGAGAGAAAGACGGCCGAAAGGCGAAGAAATGTGCTGCTTCTCATCACGGATCTCCAAAGAAGTGCTGTTCTTCTCATCATGGATCTCATGCAAAGAAAAATCATGGCATTTCCAACCATTGTTCGGATGGTCCGTGCAAATCAATGGTCAGTTGCAAAGAATCATCTGCTGCTAAGAATGCTTGTCATGATCACCACCATGAGCATAACCATCACGAAGAGCCAGCCCACAAGCATTCTTCGAACCAGCATGGTTGCCATGATCACAGCCATGGCCATAGCAACTGCAAAGAGCCAAGCAACCAGCTGATTACAAACAAGCATGCTTGCCATGATGGTCATAACCACTGCGCAGATACGAGCAATCTGCACGACACCAAGAAGCATGACTGCCATGGCCATGAGCATAGCACCTGCAAAGAAGAACTCAACGCTTTGCCTCCCACCAATGACCATGCTTGCCATGGCCATGAACATAGCCACTGTGAAGAACCCGTTGCTCTGCACTCTACCGGCGAACATGCTTGCCATGAGCATGAGCATGAGCATATCCACTGTGACGAGCCAATCGTCTCGCATTGCGATGATAAGCATGCTTGCCATGACCATGAACAGGTTCATGAGCATCATTGCTGCGATGAACAGCAAACTCCGCACACTGCAGATTTGCACCCCTGCCATGACCATGACCATGACCATGACAACCTGGAGGTCGAGGAAGTAAAGGACTGCCATGCTGAACCACCTCACCACCACAACCATTGCTGCCATGAACCTCATGATCAGGTCAAGAATGATACTCATCCAGTCCAGGAGCATTCGATCTCGATCGAAGAATCATCAGACCACCATGAGCATCACCACAACGAAGAACACAAAGCCGAAGATTGCGGACATCATCCGAAGCCGAAAGATTGTGCTGCACCTCCAACCGACTGCATCAGCAGGAACTGTTGCAGCAATATTAGCAAAGGTAAAGACATTTGCTCGAGCTTGCACAAGGATCATCATACCAGCCAGGCCAGCCGGTGCTGCAGGAGCTATGTGAAATGCTCCAGGCCCAGCAGGAGTTGCTGCAGCCACAGCATAGTGAAGCTGCCTGAGATCGTAGTGGAGTAG
- the LOC127776491 gene encoding eukaryotic initiation factor 4A-1 — protein MAGMAPEGSQFDAKHYDSKMQELLNQGETEEFFTSYDEVHESFDDMGLQENLLRGIYAYGFEKPSAIQQRGIVPFCKGLDVIQQAQSGTGKTATFCSGILQQLDYAVVECQALVLAPTRELAQQIEKVMRALGDYLGVKVHACVGGTSVREDQRILASGVHVVVGTPGRVFDMLRRQSLRPDYIKMFVLDEADEMLSRGFKDQIYDIFQLLPSKIQVGVFSATMPPEALEITRKFMNKPVRILVKRDELTLEGIKQFYVNVEKEEWKLDTLCDLYETLAITQSVIFVNTRRKVDWLTDKMRGRDHTVSATHGDMDQNTRDIIMREFRSGSSRVLITTDLLARGIDVQQVSLVINYDLPTQPENYLHRIGRSGRFGRKGVAINFVTRDDERMLFDIQRFYNVVIEELPANVADLL, from the exons ATGGCGGGAATGGCACCAGAGGGATCCCAGTTTGATGCTAAGCACTATGATTCTAAAATGCAGGAGCTTCT GAACCAAGGTGAAACCGAGGAGTTCTTCACATCTTATGATGAAGTTCATGAGAGTTTTGATGACATGGGTCTCCAAGAGAACCTTCTCAGAGGCATCTATGCCTATG gTTTCGAGAAGCCTTCAGCCATTCAGCAAAGGGGTATTGTCCCTTTCTGCAAGGGTCTTGATGTGATTCAGCAAGCTCAGTCAGGAACAGGAAAGACTGCCACCTTCTGTTCTGGAATTTTGCAGCAACTTGACTATGCTGTGGTTGAGTGCCAGGCCTTGGTCCTTGCTCCTACTCGTGAGCTTGCACAGCAAATTGAGAAAGTCATGCGCGCACTTGGTGACTATCTGGGTGTGAAGGTTCATGCTTGTGTTGGAGGTACTTCTGTTCGTGAGGACCAAAGGATTCTTGCAAGTGGAGTGCATGTTGTTGTTGGAACACCTGGTCGTGTGTTTGACATGCTGCGTAGGCAGTCCCTCCGTCCTGATTACATCAAGATGTTTGTCCTTGATGAAGCTGATGAAATGCTTTCTCGTGGTTTCAAGGATCAG ATTTATGATATCTTCCAGCTCCTCCCGTCAAAGATCCAAGTTGGTGTGTTCTCTGCTACAATGCCCCCTGAGGCCCTTGAGATCACCCGTAAATTCATGAACAAGCCTGTGCGGATCCTTGTGAAGAGGGATGAGCTCACTCTTGAGGGTATCAAACAGTTTTATGTCAATGTGGAGAAGGAAGAATGGAAGCTTGACACACTCTGTGACCTGTATGAGACACTGGCCATCACGCAGAGTGTCATCTTTGTGAACACCCGCCGCAAGGTGGACTGGCTCACTGATAAGATGAGGGGCAGGGATCACACAGTTTCTGCTACCCATGGTGACATGGACCAGAACACTAGGGACATCATCATGAGGGAGTTCCGATCTGGTTCTTCCCGTGTGCTCATTACCACGGACCTTCTTGCCCGTGGTATTGATGTCCAGCAGGTGTCCCTTGTCATCAACTATGATCTGCCGACCCAACCTGAGAACTACCTGCATCGCATTGGTCGTAGTGGTCGTTTTGGTAGGAAAGGTGTTGCCATTAACTTTGTGACCCGTGACGATGAGAGGATGCTGTTTGACATCCAGAGGTTCTACAATGTGGTGATTGAGGAGCTGCCGGCCAACGTCGCTGACCTTCTGTGA
- the LOC127777429 gene encoding UDP-sugar pyrophosphorylase: MASDGDGAAAVAALGISGGGGDDWAPPLRRNLPLLAPHEVELAKLLLSEGQSHLFEHWPEPGVDDDKKRNFFDQVCCLNSSYPGGLASYIQNARKLLADSKAGKNPYDGFSPSVPSGEVLTFGDDNFVLLEEAGVKEARHAAFVLVAGGLGERLGYKGIKVALPRETTTGKCFLQHYIESILALQEASCKLVEGECNTKIPFVIMTSDDTNALTVKLLESNSYFGMEPSQVHILKQEKVACLADNDARLALDPNDKYKIQTKPHGHGDVHALLYSSGLLEQWKSTGRKWVLFFQDTNGLLFNAIPSALGVSATKGYNVNSLAVPRKAKEAIGGITKLTHVDGRTMVINVEYNQLDPLLRATGHPDGDANCETGYSPYPGNINQLILEIGPYMEELQKTHGAISEFVNPKYTDSTKTAFKSSTRLECMMQDYPKTLPPSAKVGFTVMDAWLAYAPVKNNPEDAAKVPKGNPYHSATSGEMAIYRANSLILRKAGAQVADPVIDTFNCQEVEVWPRITWIPRWGLIFKDVKAKVHSNSSVSQRSALVINGKNITIQGLSLDGTLIVNAKDEAKFNVTGHIENKGWTIQHVDHKDTSEKEEIRIRGFKFNKVEQLELNY, encoded by the exons ATGGCttccgacggcgacggcgccgcggcggtggcggcgctggggatctccggcggcgggggcgacgactgggcgccgccgctgcggcggaaTCTCCCGCTGCTCGCGCCCCACGAG GTTGAGCTTGCAAAATTGCTGCTGAGTGAAGGACAGTCACATTTGTTTGAACACTGGCCGGAACCAGGTGTTGATGATGACAAGAAAAGGAACTTCTTTGACCAG GTCTGCTGCCTTAATTCAAGCTATCCTGGTGGGCTGGCATCGTACATCCAGAATGCAAGAAAGCTTTTAGCAGATTCAAAGGCAGGAAAAAATCCATATGATGGCTTCTCACCTTCT GTTCCTTCAGGGGAAGTATTGACCTTTGGTGATGACAACTTTGTTTTGCTTGAAGAAGCTGGGGTAAAAGAAGCCCGCCATGCAGCATTTGTTCTTGTAGCTGGTGGGCTTGGTGAAAGACTTGGTTACAAAGGAATTAAG GTTGCACTTCCCAGGGAAACAACTACTGGAAAATGCTTTCTTCAACATTACATAGAATCTATTCTAGCTTTGCAAGAGGCGAGCTGCAAATTGGTAGAGG GTGAATGCAATACAAAGATCCCATTTGTTATTATGACTTCTGATGACACAAATGCACTAACCGTCAAACTTTTGGAGTCAAACTCCTATTTTGGAATGGAACCATCACAAGTGCACATTCTTAAGCAG GAAAAAGTGGCATGTTTAGCTGATAATGATGCAAGGCTTGCATTAGACCCAAATGACAAGTACAAAATCCAG ACAAAGCCACATGGGCATGGAGATGTCCACGCTCTTCTTTATTCAAGCGGCTTGCTTGAGCAATG GAAGAGCACAGGGCGGAAATGGGTTCTCTTTTTCCAGGACACAAATGGATTGCTCTTCAAT GCAATACCATCAGCATTAGGTGTCAGCGCCACCAAAGGTTATAATGTTAATTCTCTTGCAGTTCCACGGAAGGCAAAAGAAGCCATTGGAGGAATAACAAAACTTACTCATGTCGATG GTAGAACAATGGTCATCAATGTCGAGTACAATCAGCTTGATCCACTCCTTCGTGCAACCGGACATCCTGATGGAGATGCAAATTGTGAAACAGGGTACTCTCCATACCCTGGAAATATAAACCAG TTGATACTGGAGATTGGACCATATATGGAGGAGCTCCAGAAAACACACGGTGCCATTTCGGAATTTGTAAACCCTAA GTATACTGATTCTACCAAGACAGCATTTAAATCGTCCACTCGTCTTGAGTGCATGATGCAGGACTATCCAAAAACACTACCTCCCTCTGCAAAAGTTGGATTTACG GTGATGGATGCGTGGCTTGCTTATGCTCCTGTAAAGAATAATCCTGAAGATGCTGCTAAA GTTCCAAAAGGTAATCCTTACCATAGTGCTACTTCAGGAGAGATGGCAATTTACAGGGCAAACAGCCTTATTTTAAGAAAG GCTGGTGCACAGGTAGCTGACCCTGTAATTGATACTTTCAATTGCCAAGAGGTAGAGGTTTGGCCACGCATAACCTGGATCCCAAGGTGGGGTCTTATATTCAAGGATGTCAAAGCCAAAGTCCATAGCAACTCTTCAGTTTCTCagaggtcagccttggtcatCAATGGCAAGAACATCACCATTCAAGGCCTCTCCTTGGATGGCACTCTTATCGTAAACGCCAAAGATGAAGCCAAG TTCAATGTTACAGGTCATATAGAGAATAAAGGCTGGACTATCCAGCACGTCGATCACAAGGACACCTCGGAGAAGGAAGAGATCAGAATCCGCGGGTTCAAGTTCAACAAGGTTGAACAGCTAGAGTTGAACTACTAG